The Litchfieldia alkalitelluris genome has a window encoding:
- a CDS encoding acetyltransferase produces the protein MNIGIIGQGGHSKVIKDIIIQSNEYEIRYIFDDKFDSVMENGKVIYGPISLVSKILPHEKIKFIIAIGDNEKRKIISNRLKLSDSSYITLKHHAAVISPSAKIGAGSVVMANSVINADSCIGKHCIINSSSTIEHDNSILDFVHVSPGVTLSGTVRLDEGVHVGAGATIIPGVRVGNWTKIGAGATVINDIPSYCTAIGVPAKVKVKEGA, from the coding sequence ATGAACATTGGGATTATTGGTCAAGGCGGTCATAGTAAAGTTATTAAGGATATTATAATTCAGAGTAATGAGTATGAAATACGGTATATCTTTGACGATAAATTTGATAGTGTTATGGAAAATGGCAAGGTAATTTATGGCCCAATTTCCCTTGTTTCGAAAATCTTACCTCATGAGAAAATAAAGTTCATCATTGCTATTGGAGATAATGAGAAACGAAAAATAATTTCAAATAGGTTAAAACTTTCTGATTCCTCATATATTACTTTGAAACATCATGCTGCCGTTATTAGTCCAAGTGCCAAAATAGGGGCCGGATCAGTAGTGATGGCTAACTCAGTTATTAACGCCGATAGTTGTATTGGAAAACACTGCATTATTAATTCAAGTTCTACAATTGAACATGACAACAGTATCTTGGATTTTGTACATGTTTCTCCAGGTGTTACCTTATCGGGTACAGTAAGATTGGATGAAGGAGTACATGTCGGAGCAGGTGCCACAATTATACCAGGAGTAAGGGTAGGAAATTGGACAAAAATAGGAGCTGGCGCTACTGTTATTAATGATATACCTAGTTACTGTACTGCTATAGGGGTCCCGGCAAAAGTTAAAGTAAAAGAGGGTGCTTAA
- a CDS encoding DegT/DnrJ/EryC1/StrS family aminotransferase: MLGVEPKRRIYLSPPHMSGRELKYIHDAFETNWIAPLGPNVDAFENEVAKYVGANEAVAVSSGTAAIHLALSLLNVKKEDYVFCSSLTFVASANPILYQKAIPVFIDSEPESWNMSPVALEKALVDSAYQGKLPKAVIVVNLYGQSAKMDEIIKICQQYNVPIIEDAAESLGSTYKEKASGTFGDFGIFSFNGNKIITTSGGGMLVSNNREVLTKARFLATQSRDIAPYYQHSKIGYNYRLSNILAGVGRGQLEVLNERVLRRREVFRVYKQELGKLPGVIFMPELDNSYSNRWLTALKIDETIAGVTSQEVINFLDGENIEARHVWKPLHMQPLFKDTKYYKHNEQDISKSLFELGICLPSGSSLTEEEQERVILGIKDVMKIKV, translated from the coding sequence TTGTTAGGAGTTGAGCCTAAAAGAAGAATTTATCTATCACCACCACACATGAGTGGGAGAGAATTAAAGTATATTCATGATGCATTTGAAACTAATTGGATCGCTCCTCTAGGACCGAATGTGGATGCATTTGAAAATGAAGTAGCAAAATATGTTGGAGCCAATGAAGCTGTGGCTGTTAGTTCAGGAACTGCAGCGATTCATTTGGCTCTTTCTTTATTAAATGTAAAAAAAGAAGATTATGTTTTTTGTTCTAGTCTTACATTTGTTGCTAGTGCAAATCCCATATTATATCAGAAGGCTATTCCAGTATTTATAGATTCGGAGCCTGAATCCTGGAATATGTCCCCGGTTGCATTAGAAAAGGCTCTCGTTGATTCAGCTTACCAAGGGAAGTTACCAAAAGCTGTTATTGTTGTGAATTTATATGGTCAAAGTGCAAAGATGGATGAAATTATTAAAATTTGTCAGCAGTATAATGTTCCTATTATCGAAGACGCAGCCGAATCACTTGGTTCTACTTATAAAGAAAAAGCTAGTGGAACATTTGGGGATTTTGGTATTTTTTCATTTAATGGAAACAAGATTATTACTACTTCCGGTGGAGGAATGCTTGTTTCAAATAATCGTGAAGTGTTAACTAAAGCTAGATTTCTAGCTACACAATCAAGAGATATTGCTCCTTATTACCAACATAGTAAGATAGGGTACAATTATAGACTGAGCAATATATTGGCAGGTGTTGGTAGAGGACAATTAGAGGTCCTTAATGAAAGAGTCCTTAGAAGAAGAGAAGTTTTTAGGGTTTATAAGCAAGAACTGGGTAAGCTTCCCGGTGTTATCTTTATGCCAGAGTTAGACAATAGTTACTCAAACCGATGGCTAACAGCATTAAAAATCGATGAAACAATAGCGGGAGTCACCAGTCAAGAAGTTATCAATTTCTTGGATGGAGAAAATATTGAAGCAAGACATGTTTGGAAACCACTTCATATGCAACCATTATTTAAAGATACAAAATATTATAAGCATAACGAACAAGATATTTCAAAATCATTATTCGAATTAGGCATTTGTCTTCCTTCTGGGTCAAGTTTGACAGAGGAGGAACAAGAACGAGTAATTTTAGGAATCAAGGATGTAATGAAGATTAAGGTATGA
- a CDS encoding polysaccharide biosynthesis protein: protein MTYRQRLSFLLFIDSFIILTAIFFSRFLVSADIHVITLSMVVSAASLFISHHFFSFFYKLYKKAWEYASIGELFIIFKAITFSVITTAIVQQIVLQHIHVRLLAITWMIHMLLIGGSRLVWRVYRDAFIKNQDQKKRTLIIGAGAAGTMVARQLLHNHETELLPVAFIDDSARKQKLDILGIPVVGTVSEIARLVSKYEIANIVIAIPSLSKRELNRIFQECAKTNAKTKILPMLEDLVTGKVSVNQFRDVQVEDLLGREPIELDITSISEYVTDKTVLVTGAGGSIGSEICRQISNFSPKKLILLGHGENSIYSIEMELKETYRNSDIEFITEIADLQDAKKMMSVMSTYHPDVVYHAAAHKHVPLMERNPEEAVKNNIFGTVNVAKAASWHGVGTFVMISTDKAVNPTSVMGATKRLAEMMIQNMDKNSKTRFVAVRFGNVLGSRGSVIPLFKKQIEKGGPVTVTHPDMVRYFMTIPEASKLVIQAGALAKGGEIFVLDMGDPVKIDDLARNLIKLSGNSIEEIGIEYTGMRPGEKLFEELLKHDEVHEQQIYPKIYIGKTSHLYIEEIEEILSSFSTYDKGKLRLRLLELANRQTRTSNLISVSG, encoded by the coding sequence ATGACATATCGACAACGATTATCTTTTTTACTATTTATTGATTCTTTTATTATATTAACGGCAATCTTCTTTAGTCGTTTTCTAGTAAGTGCTGACATACACGTAATTACATTATCAATGGTAGTAAGTGCTGCTTCACTATTTATTAGTCATCATTTCTTTTCATTTTTTTATAAGCTTTATAAGAAGGCGTGGGAATATGCGAGTATTGGTGAGCTCTTCATCATTTTTAAAGCAATTACCTTCTCAGTTATCACAACAGCAATCGTGCAGCAAATTGTTCTCCAGCACATTCATGTGCGTCTTCTAGCTATCACTTGGATGATTCATATGTTACTTATAGGTGGATCTCGTCTGGTTTGGAGAGTCTATAGAGATGCCTTCATAAAAAATCAGGATCAAAAGAAGAGAACTCTTATTATAGGGGCTGGGGCGGCTGGCACAATGGTTGCTAGACAACTTCTACATAATCATGAAACAGAGTTGTTGCCGGTTGCATTTATTGATGATAGCGCACGAAAACAAAAACTCGATATTTTAGGTATACCAGTAGTAGGTACAGTGAGTGAAATCGCGAGACTTGTAAGTAAATATGAGATTGCTAATATCGTTATTGCCATTCCATCATTAAGTAAAAGGGAATTAAATCGAATTTTTCAAGAATGTGCTAAAACGAATGCAAAAACCAAAATACTACCTATGCTTGAAGATCTTGTTACAGGAAAGGTATCAGTAAACCAATTCAGGGATGTTCAAGTCGAAGACTTACTTGGACGCGAGCCTATTGAATTAGATATTACGAGTATATCAGAATATGTAACAGATAAAACAGTTTTAGTTACAGGAGCAGGTGGGTCGATAGGTTCGGAGATTTGTAGGCAGATTTCAAACTTTAGTCCTAAAAAGCTGATCCTACTAGGTCATGGAGAAAATAGTATTTATTCAATCGAAATGGAATTAAAAGAAACCTATCGAAACTCAGATATTGAGTTTATAACCGAAATCGCTGATTTACAGGATGCTAAGAAAATGATGAGTGTAATGAGTACCTATCATCCTGATGTTGTGTACCATGCCGCAGCACATAAGCATGTCCCATTAATGGAACGTAATCCAGAAGAAGCAGTAAAAAACAACATCTTTGGAACGGTTAATGTTGCAAAAGCTGCAAGCTGGCATGGAGTTGGAACATTTGTAATGATTTCAACGGATAAAGCTGTGAATCCAACGAGTGTCATGGGAGCAACTAAAAGACTTGCTGAAATGATGATTCAGAATATGGACAAAAATAGTAAAACCAGATTTGTGGCCGTTCGATTCGGGAATGTTTTAGGCAGTCGTGGAAGCGTCATTCCTCTTTTCAAAAAACAAATTGAAAAAGGTGGTCCAGTTACTGTTACACACCCTGATATGGTTCGTTACTTTATGACTATCCCTGAAGCATCTAAGCTTGTGATTCAAGCCGGTGCTCTTGCGAAGGGTGGCGAAATCTTCGTTCTAGATATGGGTGATCCAGTGAAAATTGACGATTTAGCAAGAAATCTTATTAAACTTTCTGGTAATTCAATTGAAGAAATCGGAATTGAATATACAGGCATGAGACCTGGTGAGAAATTATTTGAAGAATTATTAAAGCATGACGAAGTACATGAACAACAGATTTATCCAAAGATCTATATAGGTAAAACATCTCACTTATATATAGAAGAGATTGAAGAGATTCTTTCAAGTTTTTCTACCTATGATAAAGGCAAGTTAAGACTGAGACTTCTAGAGTTGGCAAACAGACAAACTAGAACATCTAATTTAATTTCAGTTTCTGGATAA
- a CDS encoding sugar transferase, translating into MKRIHDINIAIIILILFSPVILIISLLVRYKIGSPIIFKQKRAGLNNKPFYLFKFRTMTDEKDKNDVLLPDYLRLTTFGEFLRKYSLDEIIQLVNVIKGDLSLVGPRPLLIEYLPLYNEEQAKRHSVRPGITGWAQVNGRNAISWEEKFKLDVWYVENHSILLDLKILIMTIKKVIKSDGINQLGNATMEKFKGTKSLAKEGRE; encoded by the coding sequence ATGAAACGAATTCATGATATCAATATAGCTATAATTATTCTAATTTTATTTAGCCCAGTTATATTAATTATTTCTTTACTAGTTAGATACAAAATAGGTTCTCCAATTATTTTTAAGCAGAAAAGAGCAGGATTAAATAATAAACCATTCTATTTATTTAAATTTCGAACAATGACTGATGAAAAAGATAAAAATGATGTTCTTTTACCTGATTATCTAAGGCTAACCACATTCGGTGAATTCTTAAGAAAATATAGCTTAGATGAAATCATACAATTAGTAAATGTTATAAAGGGTGATCTTAGCCTAGTTGGTCCGCGACCGTTATTAATTGAATATCTTCCTTTATATAATGAAGAACAAGCAAAGCGTCATAGTGTGCGTCCAGGTATAACTGGTTGGGCACAAGTGAATGGAAGAAACGCCATCAGTTGGGAAGAAAAGTTTAAGCTAGATGTTTGGTACGTAGAGAATCATTCAATATTACTTGATCTCAAGATTCTAATTATGACTATTAAAAAAGTAATTAAATCAGATGGGATTAATCAACTGGGAAATGCAACAATGGAAAAATTTAAAGGAACAAAATCTTTAGCAAAAGAGGGCCGAGAATGA
- a CDS encoding EpsG family protein, translated as MTVLWLNLSCVYLFSFFSRYFTNEGKNQIEYVKPNKLLVSLVILSLVLVSGLRRNIGDTHAYMQSYKNMNFTWDNIDFKGDFGFNIFQMYLQQISTNPQTLVFVTALITNLFIIVILYKYSRVFELSCYVYITSGFYLVSMNGIRQFFAASLIFLGTKFILNGDWKKYILLVLFASTFHKSALLLIPIYFVVRRRAWTKVTILILTSAIFIVLGFNKFMNILFTLIEDTQYSQYSSFDGGGASFMRVIVNAVPLLVAYIGRGRLREIHPKSDYIVNICIVSLLFTIIATQNWIFTRFNIYLGLYNLILIGWVVNLFKMKDQKLIYFGIICCYLVFFVYEHILSLNIIYKSNYISL; from the coding sequence ATGACCGTTTTATGGCTGAATTTATCCTGTGTGTACCTTTTTTCTTTTTTTTCAAGATACTTTACAAATGAAGGTAAAAATCAAATAGAATATGTTAAGCCAAATAAGTTACTTGTATCATTAGTTATTTTATCATTAGTCTTAGTTTCCGGTCTTCGCAGAAACATAGGAGATACACACGCATACATGCAATCTTATAAAAATATGAATTTCACCTGGGATAATATCGATTTTAAGGGTGACTTTGGTTTTAATATATTTCAAATGTATCTTCAACAAATTTCGACCAACCCGCAAACACTGGTTTTTGTTACTGCATTAATCACAAACCTTTTCATAATTGTTATCCTTTATAAATATTCTAGAGTTTTTGAACTGAGTTGTTATGTATACATAACTTCTGGCTTTTATTTAGTATCAATGAATGGAATAAGGCAATTTTTTGCAGCCTCATTAATATTTCTAGGGACAAAATTCATTTTGAATGGGGACTGGAAAAAGTATATATTGCTTGTCTTGTTTGCGTCAACGTTTCACAAAAGTGCTTTATTACTAATTCCTATATATTTCGTTGTAAGAAGAAGGGCTTGGACAAAGGTTACTATATTGATATTAACTTCAGCGATATTTATTGTATTAGGATTTAATAAATTTATGAATATTTTGTTTACATTGATTGAGGACACTCAATATAGTCAATACAGTTCATTTGATGGAGGTGGAGCAAGTTTTATGAGAGTAATTGTAAATGCTGTACCCCTATTAGTAGCGTATATAGGAAGAGGTAGGTTGAGAGAAATTCACCCAAAAAGTGATTATATTGTGAATATTTGTATTGTTAGTTTGCTATTCACAATTATTGCTACACAGAATTGGATCTTTACTAGATTTAATATCTATCTTGGACTGTATAATTTGATTTTAATAGGTTGGGTAGTAAATTTATTCAAAATGAAGGACCAAAAATTAATTTACTTCGGAATAATATGTTGTTACCTAGTCTTCTTTGTGTATGAACACATCCTTAGTCTTAATATAATTTACAAGAGTAATTACATTAGCTTATAA
- a CDS encoding glycosyltransferase family 32 protein — protein sequence MKENRNKIPKIIHYCWFGEKDKPGIVKKCIESWNKYLIDYEIIEWNEDNFDISSIPYVNQAYQSKKFAFVSDYVRVYALYNYGGIYLDTDVEVFKSFDNLLHHDSFWGFEQENYIATSTIGATRENTIIKSFLESYKNKDFKLGDGSFNETTNVAFITKMLEEMGLVRDGSYQKINDNDCIYPQTHFSPYDYINCRVLKTCQTYTIHHFYKSWLPFRTRVKTVIKLIVAKIIGGENILRIRRLLLK from the coding sequence ATGAAAGAAAATAGAAATAAAATTCCTAAGATAATTCACTACTGTTGGTTTGGGGAAAAAGATAAACCAGGCATCGTGAAAAAATGCATTGAGTCTTGGAATAAATATTTAATAGATTATGAAATTATCGAATGGAATGAAGACAATTTTGATATTTCGAGTATTCCATATGTAAATCAAGCATATCAATCAAAAAAGTTCGCATTTGTTAGTGATTACGTAAGAGTCTATGCTTTATACAATTATGGAGGGATTTACCTTGATACAGATGTTGAGGTTTTCAAGTCGTTTGATAATCTCTTACATCACGATTCATTTTGGGGATTTGAACAAGAAAATTATATTGCAACTAGTACAATAGGTGCTACTAGAGAAAACACAATCATAAAATCATTTTTGGAATCTTATAAAAACAAAGATTTCAAACTCGGAGATGGATCATTTAATGAAACGACAAATGTAGCTTTTATCACAAAAATGCTTGAAGAGATGGGGCTAGTAAGAGATGGTAGCTATCAGAAAATCAATGATAATGACTGTATTTACCCGCAGACACACTTCTCTCCATATGATTATATTAATTGTAGAGTCCTAAAAACCTGTCAGACATATACAATTCATCACTTTTATAAGAGTTGGTTACCATTTAGGACTCGTGTGAAAACAGTAATAAAGCTAATTGTTGCAAAAATTATTGGGGGTGAAAACATATTAAGAATTCGAAGATTATTATTGAAATAG
- a CDS encoding glycosyltransferase family A protein: protein MNPILTIFTPTYNRAYTLHLGYESLKRQTCKDFIWLIIDDGSTDETKQLVEEWIEENIISIRYHYQENQGMHGAHNTAYKLIYTELNVCIDSDDYMPDDAVEKVVTFWNEYGNGDVAGIVGLDANPEGEIIGTRFPETVSKSTLSELYGKYKVKGDKKLVYRSGITAKVPPYPIFPGEKYCPLSYKYILIDQECPLLVLNDVLCHVEYLPDGSSMNMIHQYRKNPRGFSFFRKVAMKYAPNHKNRIRECIHYVSSNLMIGNSKFLKDSPCKVSTIFAIPLGIILYIYIINKAKETIRN, encoded by the coding sequence TTGAATCCCATTTTAACTATATTTACACCAACATATAATCGAGCTTACACTCTGCACTTAGGCTATGAAAGTTTAAAGCGACAAACCTGCAAAGACTTTATTTGGCTGATCATTGATGATGGTTCAACTGATGAAACTAAGCAATTAGTCGAAGAGTGGATTGAGGAAAATATAATCTCAATCCGCTACCATTACCAGGAAAATCAAGGGATGCATGGAGCGCATAATACTGCTTATAAATTAATTTATACAGAGCTTAATGTTTGTATTGATTCAGATGACTATATGCCAGATGATGCTGTAGAAAAGGTTGTTACCTTCTGGAACGAATATGGAAATGGAGATGTTGCCGGAATTGTTGGTCTAGATGCTAATCCTGAAGGCGAAATCATTGGGACTAGATTTCCTGAAACTGTATCAAAATCAACACTTTCTGAGTTATATGGAAAATATAAGGTCAAAGGGGATAAGAAACTTGTGTACAGAAGTGGAATTACTGCAAAAGTTCCACCTTATCCAATCTTCCCTGGAGAAAAGTATTGTCCTCTAAGTTACAAGTATATTTTAATTGACCAAGAATGTCCTTTACTTGTTTTAAATGATGTGTTATGCCATGTAGAGTATTTACCAGATGGATCTAGTATGAATATGATTCATCAATATCGAAAAAATCCTAGGGGATTCTCATTTTTTAGAAAAGTTGCTATGAAGTATGCACCTAATCATAAAAATCGAATTAGAGAATGCATACACTATGTCTCAAGTAATTTAATGATAGGGAATAGTAAATTTTTAAAAGATTCTCCATGTAAAGTGTCAACAATCTTCGCTATACCTTTAGGTATAATATTATATATATATATTATAAATAAAGCCAAGGAAACTATTCGTAATTGA
- a CDS encoding glycosyltransferase, translating into MKPLVSIIVPIYNVEKYISRCFSSLMSQTLKDIEIIAVNDGSTDRSLSILKILAEKDRRIKIIDKNNGGVSSARNEGLRNASGAYIGFVDPDDWVDSRMYESLSQIAEEEKADIVMCSYIREFGTHSKEKDFNLPEKVTFNNEEVKSKILRRLVGPINEEIAKPEFLDAWGTVWSKIYKSEIIQNNHLTFKDLQEIGSNEDSLFNIEAVYHAKSFVFVNEPFYHYWRANNQSETSGYKPNLMDKWFMLYQYIENFLDQHRLEKEFYVALNNRICINTLGLGLNTISQHNKSSTRIKMKKIEEFLNNQRIKGSFKQFDLSRFSIVWRIFFYLAKVRSVVGFYFTLIGIETLRKTLR; encoded by the coding sequence ATGAAACCACTAGTAAGCATAATCGTGCCTATATATAATGTCGAAAAATATATAAGTAGGTGTTTTAGTAGCTTGATGTCACAAACATTAAAAGATATCGAGATTATCGCTGTAAATGACGGTTCTACTGATCGAAGTTTAAGTATTCTAAAAATTTTAGCAGAAAAGGATCGACGAATTAAAATCATTGACAAAAATAATGGTGGTGTTTCTTCAGCTCGTAACGAAGGTTTAAGAAATGCTTCTGGTGCTTATATTGGTTTTGTTGATCCTGATGACTGGGTTGACAGTAGAATGTATGAGAGTTTATCTCAAATAGCTGAAGAAGAAAAAGCAGATATCGTAATGTGCTCTTATATTAGAGAATTCGGTACTCATTCTAAGGAAAAAGATTTTAACCTACCGGAAAAAGTGACATTCAATAATGAAGAAGTTAAAAGTAAAATATTAAGACGTTTAGTTGGTCCAATAAATGAAGAAATTGCGAAACCAGAGTTTTTGGATGCATGGGGGACTGTTTGGTCAAAAATTTATAAATCTGAAATTATACAAAACAATCACCTTACATTTAAGGATCTTCAGGAAATTGGTAGTAATGAAGATTCATTATTTAATATTGAGGCTGTGTATCATGCCAAATCTTTTGTGTTTGTTAATGAACCGTTTTATCACTATTGGAGAGCGAATAACCAGTCAGAAACATCAGGGTATAAACCTAATTTAATGGATAAGTGGTTTATGCTTTATCAATATATAGAAAATTTTTTAGACCAACATCGATTGGAAAAAGAATTCTATGTAGCTTTAAATAATCGAATTTGTATAAATACTCTTGGACTTGGTTTGAATACAATAAGTCAGCACAACAAATCTTCTACAAGAATAAAAATGAAAAAAATTGAAGAGTTTCTTAATAATCAAAGAATAAAAGGATCGTTTAAACAATTCGATTTATCTAGATTTTCGATAGTTTGGAGGATATTTTTTTATTTAGCCAAAGTTCGGTCCGTAGTTGGATTTTATTTTACGCTGATTGGGATTGAAACATTACGAAAAACACTAAGGTAG
- a CDS encoding glycosyltransferase family 1 protein yields the protein MKPLRILQVVTIMNRGGLETMLMNYYRQLDRDKIQFDFMVHRNEEGHYDKEILELGGRIYQMPQIRPGNYRRYFKVLDKFFLEHKEYQVVHSHINENSSFVLRAAKKAGIPGRIAHSHLSDLGIDKKLPFRLYARFHMKDNPTSYFACSKNAGQWLFGKKVTNSNLTVLNNAVNVKDFTFNEKARDKLREEFGLNNKLVIGHVGRFNKQKNHDFLIDIFKEIKEKNSNAVLLLIGEGLLKENIKIKVKKLNLDKDVRFLGVRNDIPELMQAMDVFLFPSLFEGLPVVLVEAQAAGLRCVASNTITSDSDVTGRVQYICLEDPPQVWADEILSGSFEHVDTSKDLRKSGYDSRYMVKWLIEYYSHFYQVAN from the coding sequence ATGAAACCATTAAGGATTCTTCAGGTTGTAACTATTATGAATCGTGGTGGACTTGAAACTATGTTGATGAATTATTATCGTCAATTAGATAGAGATAAAATTCAGTTTGATTTTATGGTACACCGAAATGAAGAAGGTCATTATGATAAAGAAATTTTAGAATTGGGCGGAAGAATTTATCAAATGCCCCAAATCAGACCTGGTAACTATCGGAGATACTTTAAAGTGTTAGATAAATTTTTTTTAGAGCACAAAGAATACCAGGTAGTGCATTCTCACATTAATGAAAATAGTAGTTTTGTACTAAGAGCTGCAAAAAAAGCTGGAATTCCTGGAAGAATTGCCCATAGTCATTTAAGTGATTTAGGTATAGATAAGAAGTTACCTTTTCGATTATATGCGAGATTTCATATGAAAGATAATCCAACTAGCTATTTTGCGTGCTCCAAGAATGCCGGACAATGGTTATTTGGTAAAAAAGTTACTAATTCTAATTTAACAGTTCTTAATAATGCTGTGAATGTCAAAGATTTTACATTTAACGAAAAAGCAAGAGATAAATTGAGGGAAGAATTTGGGTTAAATAATAAGCTGGTTATTGGTCATGTAGGTAGGTTCAATAAACAAAAAAATCACGATTTTTTAATTGATATATTTAAGGAGATTAAAGAAAAAAATTCTAATGCTGTTCTTCTTTTAATCGGTGAGGGACTGCTAAAAGAAAATATTAAAATTAAAGTAAAAAAACTAAATTTAGATAAAGATGTAAGATTTCTCGGAGTAAGAAATGACATTCCTGAATTAATGCAAGCAATGGATGTATTTTTGTTTCCGTCCCTTTTTGAAGGATTACCAGTTGTATTGGTTGAAGCACAAGCAGCAGGGTTAAGGTGTGTAGCCTCTAATACTATTACTAGTGATTCTGATGTTACAGGTAGGGTTCAATATATATGCCTAGAAGATCCACCACAAGTTTGGGCAGATGAGATTCTATCCGGCTCTTTTGAGCATGTTGATACTTCAAAAGATTTAAGAAAAAGTGGGTATGATTCCAGATATATGGTTAAATGGTTGATTGAATACTACTCGCACTTTTACCAAGTAGCAAATTAA
- a CDS encoding glycosyltransferase family 4 protein, translating to MKKILFCATVDYHFKAFHLPYLKWFKEQGWEVHVAASGELTLPYVDKKYNISIERSPLSLKNIGAYNEFKKVINNNEYQIIHCHTPMGGIISRLAARTTRKKGTKVIYTAHGFHFCKGAPLLNWLIYYPIEKVMAKHTDCLITINEEDYTIAKRKFRAGQIKHVHGVGVDIDKFKPINELEKSERKISYGFKPGDFLLFYAAEFNKNKNQQLLIKALGHLKESLPNVKLILCGEGALKEECEKLAQSLGIQHMVHFLGYRKDIDQLLPMCDVAVASSLREGLPVNIMESMACGLPVVATKNRGHNELITHQKNGFLVEPNDINSFANHIIDLYNKRDLLLSMKLNSINKVKLFTVYRVSLELISIYESYMLEDMHETTSKHNRAYI from the coding sequence ATGAAAAAAATCCTATTTTGCGCTACTGTTGACTATCATTTTAAAGCCTTTCATTTACCGTATTTAAAATGGTTTAAAGAACAAGGTTGGGAAGTTCATGTTGCTGCAAGTGGTGAACTAACCTTACCGTATGTGGATAAAAAATATAATATTTCTATAGAACGATCACCTCTAAGTCTGAAGAATATAGGTGCTTACAACGAGTTTAAAAAGGTTATTAACAACAATGAGTATCAAATTATCCATTGTCACACACCAATGGGCGGTATTATTTCTAGACTTGCTGCGCGAACTACAAGGAAGAAAGGTACAAAAGTGATTTATACAGCTCATGGTTTTCACTTTTGTAAAGGCGCTCCACTTCTGAATTGGTTGATTTATTATCCGATTGAAAAAGTAATGGCAAAACATACGGATTGTTTAATCACAATTAATGAAGAGGATTACACCATTGCAAAACGTAAGTTTAGGGCTGGTCAAATCAAACATGTACATGGAGTTGGAGTTGATATAGATAAATTCAAGCCTATTAATGAATTAGAAAAATCAGAACGGAAAATTTCCTATGGATTTAAACCTGGAGATTTTTTATTATTTTATGCAGCTGAATTTAATAAAAATAAAAATCAACAATTGCTAATTAAGGCTTTGGGACATTTAAAGGAGAGCCTTCCAAATGTGAAACTTATTTTATGTGGTGAGGGAGCTTTGAAGGAAGAATGTGAAAAATTAGCCCAAAGCCTTGGTATCCAACATATGGTTCATTTCCTTGGATATCGAAAAGATATTGATCAACTTCTTCCAATGTGTGATGTAGCTGTCGCATCTAGTTTAAGAGAAGGATTACCAGTTAATATCATGGAATCGATGGCGTGTGGGTTGCCCGTTGTTGCTACAAAGAATAGAGGACATAATGAATTAATTACTCACCAAAAAAATGGATTTCTTGTGGAACCCAATGATATAAATTCTTTTGCAAACCACATTATCGATCTTTATAACAAGAGAGACCTCTTATTGAGTATGAAATTAAATAGTATCAATAAAGTCAAGTTATTTACTGTGTATCGTGTTAGTTTAGAGCTTATCTCAATTTATGAATCATACATGCTGGAGGATATGCATGAAACCACTAGTAAGCATAATCGTGCCTATATATAA